Proteins encoded by one window of Chondrinema litorale:
- a CDS encoding ABC transporter permease/M1 family aminopeptidase, protein MIKQLLPFEIYYYTRQKIFWLAAIVFLLLGTFITAYGNFGGKMVHVNAPVVMAIRSGLITLILLFVAILFSANGLLRDREQKMELLVFASPISKSHYFISRFAGIFISVLLVFLLAEVGFHLGLFIRDASQVGTYNLYHKLWNLLAMVFPNLFFITSFLFLVALLFRNVMAIYAAGLLIFIAYFGGSILGNSPISAHYSPTSPENEFVSIMLDPFGLSAVFLKSRGMSPEEQNHQFLTLSNAFLANRIFWLIFSIVLLGITYFKFEPKLKEERQRKSPKPKVQEDYKKHQYKPVKVITSSIKAYCQSMASLVKMELNIFAKDKLFWAMAVLYLFIQVLNLKESIYSGIYNTASYPTNSILLELLMENPLLYIFIIFYAAEVVHRAKACQFDGILNATPFSESLRTIAKVLVLTLVISFLLLLNNLTGICFQVFGGYYQIAFLAYTALFIYYLLPFIFWIVVMVQVQSLLANKYVGMAISALLVGFFLNSQRFGLEHPLLQVGVFPKLSYSEMSGFGHYLKAYYQYLIYWFAFLFGLIQLKQFRNVKWFNSEKKLVDVNFLKLTLSLIVWILVGAYIFYQVNFVHQYHSAKSKAELLANYELAYKPLSNLAQPVITSVKVEIDVYPEDQFYKIKGNYFLKNKTETTIDTLWFSTHHEVNQTKMEVSETSSSSFDRVLHQYFFTLERPLLPNQEIQIDFDLEINRNGFARFDSENAVLENGSYIELDKFLPQLGYNESWEIADEIERKNIGLPPKEKQLASRFQDIRYEWIDYEAVISVPDGNQEVISIAELENTWEENGRKYFNYKSSSEMPFMLGFAIADYEKYTEDYLGKAIEVFYQKGQEFNVERLVEATKHSLDSLSSYFTPYPYNHLRIVEIPDYRGAATSYPGVIFISEDFFLKDVSSINTQQPDYIYASMLHEISHQWWGGMVEPADFAYKTLTETLAQHNELMLMEEKYGRVVLRGFLKNELESYLTGRAYANEPESSLMRPSLQSYLVYNKGTIVMNGIQQLVGKNKMIAALKKYAEKYSYPNLKSTTNDLLNELIKDISTKDAALISEWMSEIVLYDFRIDSVNVKQISVNDFEVTVFTNSQKWHQTQSGKQAENFNEKIEIGFFNQHPDFATSEDVVSLQEVDFHEGEQTLIFHFESLPEYVVIDPFFTRVETSIKNNLIKIPEKM, encoded by the coding sequence ATGATAAAGCAGTTACTCCCTTTCGAAATTTATTATTACACCCGACAAAAAATTTTCTGGTTGGCAGCAATTGTCTTTTTGCTCTTAGGTACATTTATCACCGCCTATGGAAATTTTGGTGGCAAAATGGTGCATGTAAATGCGCCTGTGGTAATGGCGATTCGCTCAGGTTTGATTACGCTTATTTTGCTATTTGTAGCGATCTTATTTTCAGCGAATGGCTTGCTTCGAGATAGAGAGCAAAAAATGGAATTGTTGGTGTTTGCATCTCCTATTTCTAAGAGCCATTATTTCATCAGTCGGTTTGCAGGTATTTTTATATCAGTATTGTTGGTATTTCTCTTGGCGGAAGTTGGTTTTCACCTAGGATTATTCATTCGAGATGCATCACAGGTGGGAACTTACAACTTGTATCATAAGCTTTGGAACCTCTTAGCAATGGTTTTTCCAAATCTCTTTTTTATCACCAGTTTTCTTTTTCTGGTAGCTCTGCTATTTAGAAATGTAATGGCTATATACGCAGCCGGATTGTTGATATTTATTGCTTATTTCGGAGGTTCGATTTTGGGCAACTCACCCATTTCGGCACATTACTCACCTACAAGTCCAGAAAATGAATTTGTGTCTATAATGCTCGATCCCTTTGGGCTTTCAGCCGTGTTTTTGAAATCACGCGGTATGTCACCAGAAGAGCAGAATCATCAATTTCTTACTCTTTCAAATGCATTTTTAGCGAATCGAATTTTCTGGCTGATTTTCAGTATTGTGCTATTAGGCATCACTTATTTCAAGTTTGAACCGAAGCTAAAAGAAGAGAGACAAAGGAAATCTCCAAAACCAAAAGTTCAAGAAGATTATAAAAAGCATCAATACAAACCTGTTAAAGTAATCACTTCATCTATAAAAGCTTATTGTCAAAGTATGGCTTCTTTGGTGAAAATGGAGCTCAATATTTTTGCAAAGGACAAATTGTTTTGGGCAATGGCAGTTTTATATCTTTTTATACAGGTTCTTAACCTCAAAGAATCTATTTACAGCGGTATTTATAATACAGCGTCTTACCCAACCAATTCCATTTTGCTAGAACTGCTAATGGAGAATCCTCTTTTATATATCTTTATAATTTTTTATGCTGCTGAAGTGGTGCATCGAGCAAAAGCTTGCCAATTTGATGGTATATTGAATGCAACTCCTTTTTCTGAAAGCTTAAGAACGATTGCCAAAGTACTAGTTCTGACTTTGGTTATTTCTTTTCTCTTATTGCTGAATAATCTCACAGGTATTTGTTTCCAAGTTTTTGGAGGCTATTACCAGATTGCCTTTCTGGCTTATACAGCGCTTTTCATTTACTATCTATTGCCTTTTATATTCTGGATAGTGGTGATGGTACAAGTGCAATCTCTATTGGCAAACAAATATGTAGGCATGGCAATTTCAGCTTTATTGGTTGGCTTTTTCTTGAACAGTCAGCGATTTGGATTGGAGCATCCTTTATTACAAGTTGGAGTATTTCCCAAACTTTCTTATTCCGAGATGAGTGGTTTTGGCCATTATCTCAAAGCCTATTACCAATATCTTATTTACTGGTTTGCGTTTCTTTTTGGGCTTATTCAGCTCAAGCAATTTCGAAATGTAAAATGGTTTAATAGTGAGAAGAAATTAGTTGATGTAAACTTTTTAAAGTTGACTTTATCGCTGATAGTCTGGATTTTGGTGGGTGCTTATATATTCTATCAAGTCAATTTTGTGCATCAATATCACAGTGCGAAATCTAAAGCTGAGTTGCTGGCAAATTATGAGTTAGCGTACAAACCTTTATCAAATCTAGCACAACCTGTAATTACTTCTGTAAAAGTGGAAATCGATGTTTACCCAGAAGATCAGTTTTATAAAATCAAAGGCAATTACTTCTTGAAGAATAAGACAGAGACAACTATTGATACTTTGTGGTTTAGTACACATCATGAAGTTAACCAGACCAAAATGGAAGTTTCAGAAACTTCATCATCTAGTTTCGATCGTGTTTTGCATCAGTATTTTTTCACATTGGAAAGGCCGCTATTACCCAATCAGGAAATACAAATAGATTTTGACTTAGAAATCAACCGAAATGGATTTGCCAGATTCGATTCTGAAAATGCAGTATTGGAAAATGGTTCTTATATCGAGTTGGATAAATTTTTACCACAACTCGGCTATAATGAATCTTGGGAAATTGCAGATGAGATTGAGCGAAAGAATATTGGACTTCCTCCAAAAGAAAAACAGCTTGCAAGCAGGTTTCAAGATATTAGATATGAATGGATAGATTATGAGGCTGTTATATCAGTTCCTGATGGAAACCAAGAAGTGATTTCAATTGCAGAACTAGAAAATACTTGGGAAGAAAATGGAAGAAAATATTTCAATTATAAATCATCTTCGGAGATGCCATTTATGTTAGGTTTTGCCATTGCAGATTACGAAAAATATACTGAAGATTATCTAGGTAAAGCCATAGAAGTTTTTTACCAGAAAGGGCAAGAGTTTAATGTAGAGCGATTAGTTGAGGCTACGAAACATAGCTTAGATTCTTTGTCTTCATATTTTACACCTTATCCTTATAATCATTTGAGAATTGTGGAAATTCCAGATTATAGGGGAGCAGCCACATCCTATCCGGGAGTGATTTTTATAAGTGAAGATTTCTTTCTGAAAGATGTTTCATCTATTAATACACAGCAACCCGATTACATTTACGCTTCCATGTTGCATGAGATTTCTCACCAGTGGTGGGGTGGTATGGTAGAACCAGCAGACTTTGCTTACAAAACACTTACTGAAACATTGGCTCAACATAACGAACTGATGTTAATGGAAGAAAAATATGGTAGAGTTGTGCTTCGTGGGTTCTTAAAAAATGAATTGGAATCTTATCTCACAGGCAGAGCTTATGCGAATGAACCTGAAAGCTCATTGATGCGACCTTCTTTGCAATCTTATCTAGTTTACAACAAAGGCACCATCGTGATGAATGGCATCCAGCAGTTAGTGGGCAAAAATAAAATGATTGCCGCTTTAAAAAAATATGCAGAGAAATATAGTTATCCCAACCTAAAATCAACTACCAATGATTTATTGAATGAACTGATAAAAGACATATCAACAAAAGACGCGGCATTAATTTCAGAATGGATGAGTGAAATTGTGTTGTACGATTTCAGGATTGATTCTGTAAATGTAAAGCAGATTTCAGTGAATGATTTTGAAGTTACAGTTTTTACCAATTCACAAAAATGGCATCAAACTCAGTCTGGTAAACAAGCTGAAAACTTCAACGAAAAAATTGAAATTGGTTTCTTTAATCAGCATCCAGATTTTGCAACTAGTGAAGATGTAGTCTCTTTGCAGGAAGTAGATTTTCATGAAGGAGAGCAAACACTTATTTTTCATTTTGAATCACTTCCTGAATATGTCGTAATTGATCCTTTTTTCACCAGAGTAGAAACTTCAATAAAAAATAATCTTATTAAAATACCGGAAAAAATGTAA